A region of the Synergistaceae bacterium genome:
CTGTTACGGAAATGAGCGGGGACTTCAGCAAGGCAGTTGAAATAATGAATCACCTGCTGTCTATACGCGGGCGCGTCCTCCCTGTAACAACCGAGGGCATAACGTTAATGGGCAAAACTTCAGGCGGCCTCACTGTGAAAGGCGAGCTTAGTATCTCGGAGCATGGCCGGAATCTGTCGGAAATATGGCTAGAGCCTCACGACGCAAAGCCATTGCCGGACGTTTTGAGCGCGGTTGATGACGCTGATGTGATTCTGCTTGGGCCTGGGAGTCTTTTCACGAGCGTAATACCGAACATTCTCATGAAGGATTTTGCCGGAAAGCTGAAAGATTCGCCCGTCCCGAAAATATATATCTGCAATCTCATGACACAGCCGGAAGAAACACAGGGCTTCAACATTGTGCGCCATCTCGAATGGGTGAGCGCGGCACTGGGCAAAACGCCGGACTACATCATCACAAACTCGGCGGCAATCCCGGATGATATTGTTGACCGTTACGCGGAGGAAGGAGCGACTCCCCTGTATCTTGATGACAGACAGCGGAAAGCGATTCAGGGTATGGGCTGTGAATGTGTCGAGGCTGATATTATGTCAGTGTATGACAGCGCAAAAGAGAAGCGAGTTCTCCGGCATGACTCCAGAAAACTCGCCTCAGTGATATTCCGTCTTGCGCGTGAGATTTACGGGGATTAATTCTGTGGCCTCTTCCCGACTGTCTGAATCAGCGTAATATTTTGTGACGGTGAAAGTTTCATGAGCTTTGCGAGATTCTCAGCGTCAAATGACATCCTCACAACGCAGTTCCATCCCATAGCCGCGCAGTAGAGATAAACATTCTGCACTATTTCCCCTGAATGAGCAAAACCGCATCTCCTCACGACCTCTTCAGGGGCTTTCATGTCCTTCCACAATGAAACGTCATGAACATACGCGAGATTCACGGCAGCTTTTGAGACAAAATCCTGCTGTCCTGTTTCGGCTCTGTGGTCTCCTTCCGCGACAAGCTCAAGTGTATTTTCTTTCGGGTCATATTTGCAGACTCCCTCCCGCGTGAAGGCGTAAATCGTAATGTCCTGCTTGCCCATTGCGACAGGGTAAACTAATTTTCCGTCCGGGCGGTTGACTCCTCCTGCCGCCCACAGGAGATTTGACAGCTCCTGAAGCGTGAAATCACTGTCAGCAAAATTCCTGTCTGTCCTCCTGAATGTCAATGCCTCCGTCAATGTCATATCACATGCTTTGTCGGGGGCAGGAAGACTCACCGTCTCAGAAAACGCGCTCCCGGCCATGACCGCAATAACAAAAAACGCCGCAAAAATTTTCCTCATGATTATTCCTCCTAATTTGCTTGGAGCTGGATAATTTGTGCCTCGATATTCTGAAGCTGTAATCTCAATTGCGCTTTCACGTTCTCGTCCTGCTCGCGGTTCAGCTGCTGCTGAATCTCGTTCTTCTGACGCTGTAATGTTTCGAGTTCGTCATCATCACTGCTTGAGCTTGAAGCCTGTGCGATTCCTCCGGCTGAAGCGGGCTGTGATTTCGGGGCGGCCTGTGCGTTTTCTGCTGACTGACTCGCGTTCGTGCTGTCAGATTTTCCGGCGGGCTGAACGTAATCGACTTTCAGATTCCCGGACTCGTCATGCGATACGCTGTAGACTCCTTCTGCCCTCGCTAAAACTCCGGCGGGGTTGTCCTTGTCGTATGTGTCAGTCTCTGCGGCTTTCTGCTCTGCCTGAATCTGAGTCGCTTTCTGTGCTTCCTGCGCCTGACTCAATGTCTGCGCCTCGCGTTTTGCGCGTATGCCGTACTGCCCTGATGACTGAATATTTCCCTGTATGCTTTCCGCGCTCATTGCTATTACTTCCTTTCGTGGAATGCAGTCTTATAATACTACTAAATACCCGTTTAACATAAGGAGTTTTTATGAATGCGAAAAGTTTTCACGGCTCTGATTTTCTCACTGCTTGTTACAGTCTCACATGCCGCTGAAGTTCCGAGGGCAAATCTCGATGAGGCAGAAAGATTTTTCCACAACGCTTATATTCACTTCATGAGACGCGACTACAGGGACGCGCAAGTGTATTTAGACCAGGCAATACGCGAGAATACATACATGGTTGATTACTATCTTCTTGCCGCCCTAAACCTTAACCGAATGGGCTACACGGACGAATCAATGACGGCTCTTAGCGGCTATCTTGAAGTCCGCCCGCTTGATGTCTCCGCGCCGAGAATATACAGGAATTTTGACGAGCAGGACAGGGTTTTGCGCTCCGTTCTCGGCACTGCTCCGATTCCAGTCTCATGGAGATATTCAGAGTCAAACGTCCAATCCGAATGGAGTACGGGCTACACTCGTCCTTTCAGCATACGGGGACTCGGAAAAGTTCGCTCACTGGGAACAACGATATGCATCCCCGATCAGTTCGGCAACAAGATATATATCCGTCAGGCCGGGCGGAATCTCTTGGGCGGAATCGGGGCAATCAGGGAAATCGGAGTCCCTGCTCCTGTTACGGCGATTCCTATGGGCGATGGAACATTCAGAATCTTCAACGCTGACGGCGACATGTACACGCTGAACGCCTCGCGCCTGAGTGAGCAGAGAATTTCAGCCGACTATTTCGCGACCCTTCCTTCTGTCGTTGTGAGCGACGCGGAAATGATTGCGGAGAATCTTTTCGCCGTCTCAGACCCTGCCGAGAGAAATATAGCCTTCTACAGCACCGCAAGAGGGGATATACGGGTCAGGTATTGGCGGCCTCCGTTAATGGACGGTGATTTTCTCTTTGAGCCTGTCGCGGTTGAGGGCTATGCGGACTGGCTTGCGGTTGCCGACAGAATGAATGACCGCGTATATCTGCTGAACGCCGTTAGCCATGAATATTTTTACATCCGAAACATACGGAAGCCCCGCGATCTTATATGGTCAGGCACGGGAGAATTGTTTGTGCTTACGGACGACGGGAATATTTACGACTACATTATTGATTTCGGGACTCGCACTTACGCCAGCAGGAGCGCGGGAGCATGGCGGGAAGGTATCCGAAACGCATGGACATTCTTCAAGAGTGCTGAAGGTGATATTTCCTGGCTTGACATGAGCGTGTCGAGAATCTACAAGGCCATAATGATGCCCGCCCGCGATGAGGTTCCCGGCTTCCTCAGCATATACAACCCGTCAATAGCTTCTGACACTGAGAACCGCGAGAGCTTCATTATTGACGCGGCTTTGATGTCGCCTTTCATGCACTACGCCAACAACGCCCGAATCATAGCCCAGTCCGTATGGAATGACAGAAACATGCGCTGTAATGTCATCTGGCAAAGACCGAAAAATTTTGACGCAGTACTCTTTCACATGCCTGTGCCGCGTGGGACTCTTTTCCCGCTAAATGTGAGGCCGTCTCAAGTTACATCAGGCCGGGACATTCAGAGCGTTCTGTCGTCTGTGTGGCTTCTTCACCGGGAGACGCTGACAAATGTTATTGTTGACGCTTCTATTCCGTTCACGGAGGAAGATATGTTAATGCTGCTGAAGTTCTGCATACTGAATGGGCTTGAGATTGATATTTACGCACGCGATATTCCGTCATTGGGACTCATGCGTGCAAGCTCATTCACAGGCGGGAAAACTCTTTACGCTCTCGGCGACACTCTCGACATTCCCGTTCAGCGGACGCACATGCAGATACAAATACCCCTCCCGGAAGAGCTTTCATCATCGGGCTATCCGGGAAGGTCAATGCTTGCTGTTTATCTTGACGCGGGACTCATACAGTCGCGGGCGTGGATTCCTTTGTACCCGGACATGTTCACGCAGTAAATCAGCGGGCGTAATCGGGGCGGTAAATTGTTCCGTCAATCTCGTAATCCGGCGGGACTGGCACGGGCTTAACCGAGCGGCTGACATTCGGCGGAAAATATCCGTATATCGTCCCGATTAGTGATTTGTCCTGACTCAGGAGACGGACTTTTGACGGGCTGAACACGAAAGTTATTCCCCCCTGCGTGATTTCTTTCGGGGACTCAGGGCCGGCCATGTCGTTTGAGGTGCTGAGGATGTCGAGCTTCTCCCGCCCGTAACGCCCTAATGACGCTAAATATTTGTAGTCGAAATCTTCCGGCTGAATCTCCCCGGACTTTAGCCGCGAAATTTGATCCTCAGCCGACAGCCTAAGAGGGTCAAGAACAGGCGAGTTCATGAGAATCACAAGGAGTGCCACGAACAATATACACGCGATATTAACCCGGCCGATTGAGACAGGCCAGTTTCGTGCGATTACCGTCCCGGCGTAAGCGACTCCCCATATACCAGCCGTAACAGCAAGAAATAACGCCTGCACACGGTCAGACGTAAGGCCGTACTGCGAAATTCTCAGGCTGATTGAGTACAGGCAAAGGACAGAATACACCGGGAGGCAAAGCAGCGAGACCTGCGCGAGGATGTCAATACTCCGAGTCCTGAACGCAGATTTTGACCCGTCAAGCCACGCCGCATTAGCGAGAATTATTGTACCCGCCTGAAGCAATAGCATTAGCGTTGAAGCCTGGCCGGTGTTCCAAAGGGCATTGAGTCCCGTTGACCCGCCCCATAGAAGGCACACGAGGAACGCCAGCGACAACAGCGAGAAGAACGGCAGAAGCCACGCCAGAACAGCCAGCAGCCAGCGGCCAAGTGAGTCTATTCCCGGGTGCTTTATGGCTACGGAGATTGAGACGGCAATTATTATCGTTGTCAGAGGAACAGCGCAGACAGGATTGAACAGCAGAAGCGGCACGAAATGAAGTCCCACAATGTCAAAAAGAAGCCCCGCCGTAATCAGCAAGCCCCAGAAGACCGCAATCACTATTGAAGCCTGAAAGAGCAGGAACAAATTTCTGCACATCTGGAAAAACATCTCGCTGTAGGGAAATTTCCAGCTCCACGAGGCTATACGGCACTGGAAGAACGGCACAATCATGAACACCGCAAGCGATATGCGTATAAGGTCAGCCTTCTGCGACGGCACTACGCCCGCTAAAAATCCCCCGTAAGACCATAAACGGTAAGCCCAGAGCGCAAGAAGCACCGCCGCAAGCCCCGCAAGAAGATTCCAGAGCCGCCGCCCCCAGTGCTCCTGAGACAGCCAGAACACCAGCGGAACAAGAAATATCGCGGGCAATGGCATGAACGCCAAGAATTTCGAAGGAATTATCCTGAGACGCAGCAATGCAGGATGCCCGGACGTTATTACGGCGTAGATTCCCAGCAATAACCCCTGAAATAGTGCCGTAAGTGCCACGCATATATAGCGGTTTCTGTCTGTTCTGTTCATGTCTCAGCCTGCTATTTCGTGTAGGTGTACTTCAGGCCGTTTTCGATTGGCTTGGGAAGATTTCGCGATGACAGCACCGCGCTTCCGTCTTTCAGCTCGACTTTGTGAAGTGTAAGCGGCATAGGAAAGTCGCTGAGGTCAACAAGAGGCTGAATTTTTCCGAGTGCCTGTTTTGTTACGTAGTCGGGGAGATTCATTTTGTTGATTTTTACCTGCGGATCTTTGAGCCAAAGCTCTTTGCCTTTGACTACACGCAGGTTGCTCATTATCTCTATGAGAATATCGAGGAAACCGAACTTGTAGTAGCCTCTCCCGGACAGCCCCGCAGGCTTTATCTTCAGCGAAAGATCATGCCATTCGTCATTGTCGCCGTCCTCGCCGAAAGTTTTTGCCGCAATTGCCCGGTTTATGTCGGTCTCGAAAATTTCTGCTACAGCGTTTACTGAAATCGCGCTTTTGCATTCGACATTTCCGGCCTTCCAGTTTGACGGCTCATTGAACTGTACGCCCTTCATCCTGACTGTAACACTGTCGATCCTGAGTCCCTCGACTACAAGCCCGGTCAAAGTCATGTATATGTCGCTGAATTGCCCTGTCTCATCGGGAAGAGCGTCAACGGTGATTTCTCCTCGCTCGACTCCGAACTGCCCGGCATAGTAGGCGAGAAGGTCATCAACAGGGTCAGCAAATGAAGCCCCCGCAAAGACGAACACAATAGCAAGTGCCATGCAAAATTTACGCATGGAAAAAAATTCTCCTTTCTGCATTTTGCATTGAAGTTATATTATATTGCAAAGGAGAAATTAACGTTATGCCGAATGATTTAACCGAAAGAATACGGAGCCTCCTCCGAATCGAGGACATAATAGGCCGCACAGTCAGTCTCAGAAAAACTCAAAGGGGCTGGAGCGGATTATGTCCCTTCCACGATGATAAATCGCCGTCCTTCCATGTGTACAGCGAGTCGCAGAGCTATTACTGTTTCGCGTGCCATGAGAGCGGCGACATTTTCACGTTCGTCATGAAGACTCAGAATCTCACCTTCCCGGAGGCAGTATCGCTTCTTGCTGAGGAGGCCGGCATTGACGCGGGGCAGTACAGGAAACAGGGAGGCGGCAGGGACAGAAGTATATATGACGTTCTGAAGATGGCGCAGGAATTTTTCACGGAAAATTTCAGGAGGCTTACAGCGGGCAGGGTATATCTTGAAGGCCGGGGAATATCGCCGGAAATTGCTGCTTCTTTCGGGATAGGCTATGCGCCGGAATCATGGAGCGATCTTCTTGACGTACTTTCGCGGCGCGGCGTTGACAGAAAAATGATGATTGATTCGGGGCTTGTCATTGAGGGGAAAAACGGAATGCATGACCGTTTCCGGGGGCGTTTGATGTTTCCTGTGAAGGACATTTCCGGGAGGATTATAGCGTTCGGGGGGAGGCTTGTTGCTCCTGACGGCACAGCGAAATACATAAACTCGCCCGAAAGCGACATTTACCGAAAGCGCAGAAATCTCTACATGCTGAACACCGCCGGGAATTATATCCGGGAGAAGGGTTACAGCATATTGTGCGAGGGATATATGGACGTTATACGGCTGCACATGGCCGGATTCCGTGAGAGTGTTGCGTCATTGGGTACGTCATTGACGGCGGAGCAGGCCGGACTCCTGAAGCGTTTTGCTGACAGGTGCTATATCTGCTATGACGGGGACAGTGCCGGGCAGAAAGCCTCAATCAGGGGAATGTACATCCTTGCGGAAAACGGTCTTGACGTGCGTGTGATTCGACTGCCTGAAGGACAAGACCCGGACGACTTCCTCCGGGCTAACCCCCCGGAGAGTTTCGAGAAGGCTATAGCCTCCGCCCTGCCGTTAATCCCGTATCACATTGAGATGTTGCGGCCATTGCTTGAAGACGGACTCCGGCGGAAAGGTGCGCTCCGTGATTTGTGGGATGGCGTGAGAAAAGCAGGTGCTGACGAGTCATTGAGGTACCTTGCGAGTCTGTGCGGGATATTCTCGCTTCCTCCTGACGAAATGAGGCGGCGTATTCTTGACGGCCGGAAAAATCCTGCGCGTGAAATTCCTGCCCCTGTCCCGGAACCTGAAACTGTCAGCAACGGATTAGAGTGCGGATTCTGCGCCATGCTCATGCATAACAGTGAGTGCAGGATGTCGCCTTACGCGGGAAAAATCGCCGGGCTTCTCACGGATGAGGACGCTAAATCTGTCGCAGGGAGCATAATTTCTGACGGGCCGGAAGGACTTCTTGACATGTGGCGGGCAATGGGCGAGACGGGCAAGACGGGAATAATATCGCGGGGAGAAATATTTTTGTCGCAGTTTGCCGGGCTTGATGAGGCGGGGAAATGGGAGCGCATATGCTCAGACATTCAGAGGCAGGGAATAATGCGCCGTATCCGTGAAATTGAGGGGAAAATGTCAGCGAATACGGCAGATTTTGACGAGATGAGAGAACTCAGCGGACTTCACGAAAAGTTACGGGAATCAAAGACTGCGTAATGACTTCCCGGAGATTTTCCGTTGCCGTGATTCCTTCCTGCGTTATGAAGATTACGCCGGGAGGATTGGCCATATTCCGCAGGATTCCCAGTGCCTTTTCGACTCCTGTAATCATGAATGCCGTTGCGAGACCGTCAGCGAGTGAGCCGTTCTCAGAAATCACCGTAACCGACAATAAATCGCTGTTCACGCTCTGCCCTGTGAGGGGGTCAAAGAAGTGTGAATACTTTTTCCCGTCAATCGTCTTGTACCGCTCATAGTTCCCGGACGTAATCACCGCGCTGTCTTCAACGTCAACGACAAGAGCAGGAGTCCCGGCGGGCTTGAGGGGATTTCTGATTCCCACGCGCCATTTTGACCCGTCCGGCTTAGTCCCGACTGTGTGAACGTTCCCGCCGAGGTCTATTATTGCTGATGATATGCCTTTATCCCGGAGCATATCCGCAATTTTTGCTGACGCGAATCCCTTTGCCATTCCGCCCAAATCGATGACACAGCCTTTTTCACGCAGAAATATTTTGTCCCCTGACACTGAAATGTTGCCAATGTCAGCCAGTTTCACAGCACTGTCTAAACTTTCCGGGGAAGGAATTTTATTGAGTCCGTCCTCCCTGTTGATTTTCCACAGCCTCGTTACCGGGCCGATTAGCGGGTTGAAGACTCCCCCGGTGATTTCGTACAGCCTGATTGCCTCGTTGACTGCCTCGACAGTTTCAGGGCTTGGCGAAACGGGAACGAGTCCGGCGTTTTTGTTGACGAGTGAAATATCTGACGAGGGATCATACATTGAGAGTCTGCGGTCAGTCTCATTCAGGAGCGTAAATGCGTCATCGAGCGCAGTGTTGTCATGGCCGTAAACCGTCATGCGTATGATTGTGTTCATGGCTTGGGAATGTCGGGTATACTCTTGCGGTTCACGAAAAACGCGCAGGCAGAGCGACAGCAGTCCCGCAAGAATCAGAACGAGGGCGGCAATAAATTTTCTCTTCATGGAAAACTCTCCTTTCATGGGATATTATTACACGCAAAGGGAGGAATTATCCATGAAATTTTACGCGGGAATTGACATAGGCGGGACAAACATCAAGACGGGAATTGTTGACGAACTCGGCGAAATCATCAGCGAGGACAGTGTTCCGACAGGCGCGGACAGACCGCAGGAAGTCGTTTTGCAGGACATAATATCATCGGTGAAGGAGTCAATCGCAAAAGCCCAAGTTACGCCCATAGCTGTGGGAATGGGATCACCCGGTCTGATTGACAGCAAACGCGGAGTCGTCGTCTACAATAACAATTTGGGATGGAATGAGTTTGCGATAGCTCCGGCCATGAGTGAGGCACTCAAAATCCCAGCGACACTGGAGAATGACGCGGACGCGGCCGCATTGGGTGAAGTCGTAGCGGGGTGTGCGAAAGGTGCGAACAGTGCGATGATTATCACGCTCGGAACCGGTGTAGGCTCCGGGTATGTTGTTGACGGGAAAATAGTCCGGGGTGCTGAGTTCGGCCACATGGTAATACATCACGGCGGGCGGAAATGTACCTGCGGGCGTTCCGGGTGCTTTGAGGCGTATTGTTCCGCAACGGGGCTAATCAACATGACGCGGGAAGCAATTGCCGACAATCCCGGCGGAATAATGGCGAAAATTGCGGACGCTGAAGGCACAGTGAGCGGGCATACGGTATTTGACGCGGCGCAGGAAGGCGACGAAAACGCGGTGAACGTCATCGACACTTACACGGAGTATTTAGCGTGCGGGCTTGCGAATCTCATCAACGGCCTTCAGCCTGAAGTAATCGGAATCGGAGGGGGAATCGGGAAACAGGGTGAAAGATTGCTTGCCCCCCTGCGGGCGAAAGTACAGCGTGAAATCTACAAGGGACTCGCCCTGCCCCGTATAGTGTCATGCACACTGGGCTACAAGGCAGGGTTAATCGGCGCGGCAATGGCGGCTCGTTCGGGGGATTAGCGTATCAATACAACGCTGACATCATTAACGTTTGTTCCTGTCGGGCCTGTCATGAGGAGAGCGTCAGCCTGTTTGAGTGCGTTATAGGCATCATTGTTCCTGAGTACAACGGGAATGCTGATGCCTTTTTCCCGGAGTATGCCTGCTGTTTTCCCGTCGACGATTCCCCCGGCTGCGTCTGTAGGGCCGTCCGTGCCGTCAGAACCGAGCGAGGCTACAACGACTCCCTCAAGCCCCGAAATTCCTTCAGCCGCAGAAAGCGCAAGCTCCTGATTCCGTCCGCCCATGCCCCTGCCTGTGAGGTGTACGACTGTTTCACCGCCCGCAATAATCGCGCATGGAGATTTTGCCGGGTTTCCTGATGTTAATACTTCCCTTGCGATTCCGGCCATGAATGAGCCAGCCTCGCGAGCCTCGCACGTTAGAGTCGTTGTGAGAATGACGGGTGAATATCCTTTTTTCGCGGACAACTCAGCCACAGCCCTGCATAATTCCGTAACGCTCCCTGTAATCGTTGCTGTAACGTTATCGAGCTTCTTGGGAGTCTCATGGGAAAGCCTTTCGAGGAGTTCGGGCTTGAGCTTGAGATTGTATTTCTTGACGATTGCGAGAGCCTCAGCGCATGTTGACATGTCCGGGGCGGCGGGGCCTGAGGCGATGCTGTCGAGCCTGTCGCCGAGAACGTCAGACAATACGACCATGAAGACATGAGCCGGAGCGCAGAGTTCCGCGAACCTTCCGCCCTTCACTGATGAGAGGTGCTTGCGGATTGTGTTAATCTCTACGATGTCAGCACCGCATGAAAGGAGCTGGCTTGTTACGTTCTGCATGTCCTCAAGCGTAACGCCCTCAGCAGGAAATTCAAACAGTGCAGAGCCTCCCCCGCTCACGAGGAAAAGAACGGTATCCTCAGCCTTGAGTCCTTTGACGTGTTCGAGGAGTGCTTTTGTGCCGCTGATAGTGTTCATGTCGGGTACTGGGTGTCCTGCCTCGAAAATCTCAAGCCCGGCAATGTCTCCCATTGAGTGATCGTATTTCGTTACGACTGCGCCCGAAATGCCTGAGCCGAGAATGTCGCTTGCGGCTTTGGCCATTCGCCAGGCGGCTTTACCGATTGACGCGACTATGAGGCGGCCTTTTCCCCTGCGTGATGTGAAAGCGGGGTTATTGAGGGCTTCTTTCACGGCGTTTTCGGGCAGCACTGCTTTTATTGCTCCGTCAAGAATTTCACGCATGTCCTGTTTGAGCATGTGAATGTCTCCTTTTTGCATATATTTACGGGATTGACGTATTTTATCATGCTGATTAAAATTCAGTGAAAAATACAGTCACATGGAGAAATTTATGGCAATTGCAAAATCAAACGCGGGTGAGAAATCCAAAATTGTACTTTTCCTCGCTGCTTATTCAATATTTTTAATTTCAAGATTTCTTATGGATCTTGATGAATACGATTCAGCATTTTTTGCAGTTGCGTTCGGGTCTTTTGCTACTGTATTGCTGTGGGCAGTCTGCATATTAATAGACATGACTTCAGGAAGGCGCAAAGTTTTTATGAGCGGGACAGAAAAGTTTTTCTTTGCCGGAATTTCTTTATGGCTATTATGGGCTTTCCTGGCAAATTTTTCAGGTATGTCCGTTGTATATCTTTCGCTGAATTTCTCTTCCCTCAGAGAGTTTATTGTTGTAGGAGTGTTTACGCATACGCTTTTCCTTTCTGTGAAGATAATAAAATTGTATGATTTGAAGTCCCAAGTCATAGCCGTAACTGTTTTCTTTCTGGGTATGTATTTGCTGTACGCATTTATATATTACAACAGGGGCTTTGACTTTGTAGACTCACTGGCAAGCATATTCCAGAAAAGCGGCAGATTCAGAAGCAGATACGGCTTCAGGCAGTCAAATACAGGGGGAAGATTATGCTTGTTCTTCTTTATTTTTACAGCAATATACAGGGCAATTCTCAGAGAAAAAAAATTATCGAATAAAATACGTTCAGCGTCTGCCTGGAAAAAGTTTGCTTTCTTGTTCCCTCCTGTGATGATAATATTGCTAACAACAGCCTCGCGTACCTCTCTTTCCTCGTTGCTTCTATTTTGGCTTGTATATTCGGCACTGAGTATCTACCAAAAGGGGAAACGCTATGCCAAACCCATGCTGGTAGCAATAATGCTGTGGCTTGCTTTTATGCTCTCTGTCGCTATAGACTGGGAAGCTCTATGGAATTATTTTTGGGAAAGCAGGGGGGTAAATTACATCGGCCTCTTTCCTTGGCTCTCTGCAAAAGGAGTCTGGGCTGCCGGCGTAGGTATGTTAAGCAGGTCAGCCATAAACAGCATTACACAAATGCCCTTAATGGACAGCTTTTACTTGTCTGTTCTGCTGAAAACCGGCCTTATAGGGTTTATAATATTTTTTACTTCCGCGCTTGGTGTTACATTCGTATATTTCAGCAACATTAAGGACATGACCGAGACACAAAAACTTACCGGGGCAATTATTGTCCTCATGTATTATTATGCTATTCTTGAAGGAGGCATATTTTACGGCCACAACGCGCTTGACCTCGTAGACTGGATATTAATTTTGCTGTGCGTGAGTGAAAAAAGCCAGACCGCCATGAACAAATTCAGAGTGAGAAAATCTGCGCTGTACAATTCCCGGAGTTACTCCGCCGAATTTTAACACGGCCGGGCTAATACCGCGCAAAAATAATCCTCCCGCCTGTTAATGATAATGGGATACCCTAAATTGTATCACGACAAATTCACCCTGCATGATAGAATCACGACAATAAAATCATAAAAGGACATAAAAGGAGCGGTTGACAAATGAAATTAACGGCTCATAATGGCTTCAGGGCTTCAGGGCTTCAGGGCTTCAGGGCTTCAGGGCTTCAGGGCTTCAGGGCTTCAGGGCTTCAGGGCGATGGGCGGGATATTGTCGCTGATTCGCTGAGGGGATTTACGATTATCCTTGTTGTGTACGCTCATGTAGTGTACTGGTTCGGTTCTTCAAGAATAATTCTACCGCGTTCGACTGTAGCAGGCGAATTTATAGCCATTTTCCACATGCCGCTGATGTTCATGATTTCAGGATATGTTCAGGGCATGAAAGATTACAGGGCATCAAGCTGGCTTCACTGGCTCAAAAAATCAGCGATTGATATATACTTTCCCTGCATGATTTTCTCGCTCACACAATGGGCGGTAATGTACTTCATTTTTTCCCGCCACAACCCCGCGAATTTCGGCGCGCTCCAAAGCACAGACCTATACATGATCCCCGTGAGGGGCTTCAAGGAGTACTGGTTTCTTGCGTCATTATTCTTCATCAAAGTGATTCATTCCGCGTTTGAATGCTCGCGATGTCCCGGAAAACTTCACGCGCTATTCTGGGCTACGGTGTTCATATTCCCGGTGCTGTCAGGAATTTCACTGCCCGCCGGGATTCATTACGGATTATATTTTCATTGCGGGTACATTCTCAGGAAGCGTAATTATATTTCGCGGGACAAAAATCCAGGTGTCATTGCCGGGCTGATTCTGTTTATCGCAGGGGCCACGCTCTATTTTGCGCCTTGGGCTTATGGAGCGGCAAATATTTTCACGAGGACGGGCGCGGCGGTATGCTCATGTCTGGGACTGTTCACTCTGTTTTACGCATTGGAGGTGAAATTTTCCGGGCTGGTAATTTACGGGCTTTACAGCATGGTGATTTACTGCCTGCACAATTGGATTGTCGCGTGTTTCAGGATGATATTCACGGTTTCGGGGATGTCGTCAAATTCTGACCCTATTATGATGTTTGTGATTACGTTCGCCGCGGCGATGGTGATTCCGTTCTGCGTAATTTGGCTGTACAGGAACGTGAAGCTCCTGCGGTGGACTGAGTATATATTCTATCCGGGAAGATTAATATTCCGCAAGAAAAATCCCCCCGCCGAATAACAGACGAGGGGAAAAATATTATCCCTGAACGTCGAGTCCC
Encoded here:
- the yvcK gene encoding uridine diphosphate-N-acetylglucosamine-binding protein YvcK → MTTFILGVITAVVILFMFGRLKLSSGRPAIERAINRRLSEGPYILAIGGGTGLSTLLRGIKSFTRNITAVVAVTDEGGSSGRIRNEWGMLPPGDVRNCIAALAENDSELKRILDFRFDRGELAGHSLGNLLLLAVTEMSGDFSKAVEIMNHLLSIRGRVLPVTTEGITLMGKTSGGLTVKGELSISEHGRNLSEIWLEPHDAKPLPDVLSAVDDADVILLGPGSLFTSVIPNILMKDFAGKLKDSPVPKIYICNLMTQPEETQGFNIVRHLEWVSAALGKTPDYIITNSAAIPDDIVDRYAEEGATPLYLDDRQRKAIQGMGCECVEADIMSVYDSAKEKRVLRHDSRKLASVIFRLAREIYGD
- a CDS encoding SagB/ThcOx family dehydrogenase — translated: MRKIFAAFFVIAVMAGSAFSETVSLPAPDKACDMTLTEALTFRRTDRNFADSDFTLQELSNLLWAAGGVNRPDGKLVYPVAMGKQDITIYAFTREGVCKYDPKENTLELVAEGDHRAETGQQDFVSKAAVNLAYVHDVSLWKDMKAPEEVVRRCGFAHSGEIVQNVYLYCAAMGWNCVVRMSFDAENLAKLMKLSPSQNITLIQTVGKRPQN
- a CDS encoding DUF4153 domain-containing protein encodes the protein MNRTDRNRYICVALTALFQGLLLGIYAVITSGHPALLRLRIIPSKFLAFMPLPAIFLVPLVFWLSQEHWGRRLWNLLAGLAAVLLALWAYRLWSYGGFLAGVVPSQKADLIRISLAVFMIVPFFQCRIASWSWKFPYSEMFFQMCRNLFLLFQASIVIAVFWGLLITAGLLFDIVGLHFVPLLLFNPVCAVPLTTIIIAVSISVAIKHPGIDSLGRWLLAVLAWLLPFFSLLSLAFLVCLLWGGSTGLNALWNTGQASTLMLLLQAGTIILANAAWLDGSKSAFRTRSIDILAQVSLLCLPVYSVLCLYSISLRISQYGLTSDRVQALFLAVTAGIWGVAYAGTVIARNWPVSIGRVNIACILFVALLVILMNSPVLDPLRLSAEDQISRLKSGEIQPEDFDYKYLASLGRYGREKLDILSTSNDMAGPESPKEITQGGITFVFSPSKVRLLSQDKSLIGTIYGYFPPNVSRSVKPVPVPPDYEIDGTIYRPDYAR
- a CDS encoding DUF2993 domain-containing protein; amino-acid sequence: MRKFCMALAIVFVFAGASFADPVDDLLAYYAGQFGVERGEITVDALPDETGQFSDIYMTLTGLVVEGLRIDSVTVRMKGVQFNEPSNWKAGNVECKSAISVNAVAEIFETDINRAIAAKTFGEDGDNDEWHDLSLKIKPAGLSGRGYYKFGFLDILIEIMSNLRVVKGKELWLKDPQVKINKMNLPDYVTKQALGKIQPLVDLSDFPMPLTLHKVELKDGSAVLSSRNLPKPIENGLKYTYTK
- a CDS encoding DNA primase, with the protein product MPNDLTERIRSLLRIEDIIGRTVSLRKTQRGWSGLCPFHDDKSPSFHVYSESQSYYCFACHESGDIFTFVMKTQNLTFPEAVSLLAEEAGIDAGQYRKQGGGRDRSIYDVLKMAQEFFTENFRRLTAGRVYLEGRGISPEIAASFGIGYAPESWSDLLDVLSRRGVDRKMMIDSGLVIEGKNGMHDRFRGRLMFPVKDISGRIIAFGGRLVAPDGTAKYINSPESDIYRKRRNLYMLNTAGNYIREKGYSILCEGYMDVIRLHMAGFRESVASLGTSLTAEQAGLLKRFADRCYICYDGDSAGQKASIRGMYILAENGLDVRVIRLPEGQDPDDFLRANPPESFEKAIASALPLIPYHIEMLRPLLEDGLRRKGALRDLWDGVRKAGADESLRYLASLCGIFSLPPDEMRRRILDGRKNPAREIPAPVPEPETVSNGLECGFCAMLMHNSECRMSPYAGKIAGLLTDEDAKSVAGSIISDGPEGLLDMWRAMGETGKTGIISRGEIFLSQFAGLDEAGKWERICSDIQRQGIMRRIREIEGKMSANTADFDEMRELSGLHEKLRESKTA